From a region of the Rhinatrema bivittatum chromosome 15, aRhiBiv1.1, whole genome shotgun sequence genome:
- the WARS2 gene encoding tryptophan--tRNA ligase, mitochondrial isoform X1 has product MALHKVPGLACWFGKGCVRGLASASGRLNQNAKLRVFSGIQPTGVPHLGNYLGAIESWVQLQDEFSCPLYSIVDLHSITIPQDPATLRQSILHMTACLLACGINPDKAIIFQQSQVSEHAELGWILGCLTSVPRLKHLHQWKVKNRDQKNEGYVGLLTYPVLQCADILLYKSTHVPVGEDQVQHLELTQDIAQIFNRKYGEFFPVPQAILGTSKKIKSLRDPTVKMSKSDPQKLATVNITDSPEDIVLKFRKAVTDFTSEVTYDPARRPGVSNMVAIHAAVAGLGVEEVVRQSADLDTARYKLVVAEAVIQKFAPIRRELEKLQADHGHLRNVLTLGTEKAKEMSVPIFQEIRRLVGFR; this is encoded by the exons ATGGCGCTGCACAAGGTCCCCGGCTTGGCATGCTGGTTTGGGAAAGGCTGCGTCCGCGGGCTCGCTTCCGCATCGGGGCGGCTCAATCAG AATGCCAAGCTGCGCGTTTTCTCGGGTATCCAGCCAACGGGAGTCCCTCACCTAGGGAATTACCTGGGCGCCATCGAGAGCTGGGTGCAGCTGCAGGACGAGTTCAGCTGTCCCCTGTACAGCATCGTGGACTTGCACTCCATCACAATCCCCCAGGATCCAGCCACGTTGCGGCAGAGTATCCTGCACATGACAGCCTGCCTCCTCGCCTGTGGCATCAACCCAGATAAGGCAATCATCTTCCAGCAGTCACAG GTCAGTGAGCATGCAGAACTTGGATGGATTTTGGGATGCCTAACCAGCGTGCCCCGCCTAAAGCACTTACACCAGTGGAAG GTCAAGAATCGAGATCAGAAGAACGAAGGCTATGTTGGTCTGCTGACGTATCCGGTGCTCCAGTGTGCAGACATCCTGCTCTACAA GTCAACACACGTTCCTGTGGGAGAAGATCAAGTCCAGCACTTGGAGTTAACCCAAGATATAGCACAAATCTTTAACAGAAAATATGGGGAATTCTTCCCTGTGCCCCAGGCAATTTTAG GCACCTCGAAGAAGATAAAATCCCTCCGAGATCCCACGGTTAAGATGTCCAAGTCGGATCCTCAGAAGCTGGCCACGGTTAACATCACCGACAGCCCGGAGGACATCGTGCTGAAGTTCCGTAAGGCGGTTACAGACTTCACCTCGGAGGTGACCTATGACCCGGCTCGTCGGCCAGGGGTCTCGAACATGGTCGCCATACACGCTGCAGTGGCTGGTCTCGGGGTGGAGGAGGTGGTCCGCCAGAGCGCTGACCTGGATACCGCCCGCTACAAACTCGTGGTGGCAGAGGCTGTTATTCAAAAGTTCGCGCCCATCAGGAGGGAGCTGGAGAAGCTCCAGGCAGATCATGGCCATCTGAGGAACGTTTTGACCTTGGGGACCGAGAAAGCGAAAGAAATGTCCGTTCCTATATTTCAGGAAATCAGAAGACTGGTTGGCTTTAGGTAG
- the WARS2 gene encoding tryptophan--tRNA ligase, mitochondrial isoform X2: MVLNEMELKSKQNAKLRVFSGIQPTGVPHLGNYLGAIESWVQLQDEFSCPLYSIVDLHSITIPQDPATLRQSILHMTACLLACGINPDKAIIFQQSQVSEHAELGWILGCLTSVPRLKHLHQWKVKNRDQKNEGYVGLLTYPVLQCADILLYKSTHVPVGEDQVQHLELTQDIAQIFNRKYGEFFPVPQAILGTSKKIKSLRDPTVKMSKSDPQKLATVNITDSPEDIVLKFRKAVTDFTSEVTYDPARRPGVSNMVAIHAAVAGLGVEEVVRQSADLDTARYKLVVAEAVIQKFAPIRRELEKLQADHGHLRNVLTLGTEKAKEMSVPIFQEIRRLVGFR; the protein is encoded by the exons AATGCCAAGCTGCGCGTTTTCTCGGGTATCCAGCCAACGGGAGTCCCTCACCTAGGGAATTACCTGGGCGCCATCGAGAGCTGGGTGCAGCTGCAGGACGAGTTCAGCTGTCCCCTGTACAGCATCGTGGACTTGCACTCCATCACAATCCCCCAGGATCCAGCCACGTTGCGGCAGAGTATCCTGCACATGACAGCCTGCCTCCTCGCCTGTGGCATCAACCCAGATAAGGCAATCATCTTCCAGCAGTCACAG GTCAGTGAGCATGCAGAACTTGGATGGATTTTGGGATGCCTAACCAGCGTGCCCCGCCTAAAGCACTTACACCAGTGGAAG GTCAAGAATCGAGATCAGAAGAACGAAGGCTATGTTGGTCTGCTGACGTATCCGGTGCTCCAGTGTGCAGACATCCTGCTCTACAA GTCAACACACGTTCCTGTGGGAGAAGATCAAGTCCAGCACTTGGAGTTAACCCAAGATATAGCACAAATCTTTAACAGAAAATATGGGGAATTCTTCCCTGTGCCCCAGGCAATTTTAG GCACCTCGAAGAAGATAAAATCCCTCCGAGATCCCACGGTTAAGATGTCCAAGTCGGATCCTCAGAAGCTGGCCACGGTTAACATCACCGACAGCCCGGAGGACATCGTGCTGAAGTTCCGTAAGGCGGTTACAGACTTCACCTCGGAGGTGACCTATGACCCGGCTCGTCGGCCAGGGGTCTCGAACATGGTCGCCATACACGCTGCAGTGGCTGGTCTCGGGGTGGAGGAGGTGGTCCGCCAGAGCGCTGACCTGGATACCGCCCGCTACAAACTCGTGGTGGCAGAGGCTGTTATTCAAAAGTTCGCGCCCATCAGGAGGGAGCTGGAGAAGCTCCAGGCAGATCATGGCCATCTGAGGAACGTTTTGACCTTGGGGACCGAGAAAGCGAAAGAAATGTCCGTTCCTATATTTCAGGAAATCAGAAGACTGGTTGGCTTTAGGTAG